The following are from one region of the Synechococcus sp. CBW1108 genome:
- a CDS encoding hercynine metabolism protein, with protein sequence MSSSSWLDQLEARLDQQLEAFLAANPSQETLLEEQGARDRQARLVGQRRQLQRQAEQERQALLQLADEIRRWQERVVKAQAAGATALAERAKAHQQGLMEQGRQRWQQLGELGVSFAAVERDLRELDSRSRPPRASSLEQDWAAFEANQALEELRRQQR encoded by the coding sequence ATGAGCAGCTCGAGCTGGTTGGATCAGCTGGAGGCGCGGCTCGACCAGCAGCTGGAGGCCTTCCTCGCCGCCAACCCCAGCCAGGAGACCCTGCTGGAGGAGCAGGGAGCGCGCGATCGCCAGGCCCGGCTGGTGGGGCAGCGACGCCAGTTGCAACGGCAGGCGGAACAGGAGCGCCAGGCCCTGCTGCAACTGGCCGACGAGATTCGGCGCTGGCAGGAGCGGGTGGTCAAGGCGCAGGCCGCCGGTGCCACCGCCCTGGCCGAGCGCGCCAAGGCCCACCAGCAAGGCCTGATGGAGCAGGGCCGCCAACGCTGGCAACAGCTGGGCGAGCTGGGGGTGAGCTTCGCGGCGGTGGAGCGCGACCTGCGCGAGCTGGACAGCCGCTCGCGCCCGCCAAGGGCCTCCAGCCTGGAGCAGGACTGGGCCGCCTTTGAAGCCAACCAGGCCCTGGAAGAGCTGCGGCGGCAGCAGCGCTGA
- a CDS encoding hercynine metabolism small protein, whose amino-acid sequence MGREEQRAAIRQVREGLISELEELYRNAFDRIGNQDLGEGAIARLTQLLLRSREAAITPLQQEIEAPLITTPAGQPAP is encoded by the coding sequence ATGGGCCGCGAAGAACAACGGGCCGCCATACGCCAGGTGCGCGAGGGACTGATCAGTGAATTGGAGGAGCTCTACCGCAACGCCTTTGACCGGATCGGCAACCAGGACCTGGGCGAAGGGGCGATCGCCCGGCTCACCCAGTTGCTGCTGCGCTCCCGCGAAGCGGCAATAACGCCGCTGCAGCAGGAGATCGAGGCCCCCCTGATCACCACCCCGGCTGGGCAGCCAGCACCATGA
- the egtD gene encoding L-histidine N(alpha)-methyltransferase yields the protein MAPKQQSQLINLHPPAADMRRLVVAGMERHPRQLPAWLLYDAEGSRLFETICEQPEYGLTRTETALLQARAPELAAALGPGVLVEFGAGSARKVEPLLEALGPPAYVALDISPHHLELACRELQARHPAVPVLGICCDYSQLQQLPDHSLLRGERRLGFYPGSSIGNFSPVEASLLLAQLRGLLGPGARLLIGIDQPKQVSRLEAAYNDAAGVSAAFARNLLVRLNRDLAGNFDPQAFSYSARWQPEHSRIAMALVSRSAQSVQLADRSWSFSPGEELITEYSFKYTPEAFLALAASAGWQGAGRWSDPRHDLSLHMLVTPDS from the coding sequence ATGGCTCCAAAGCAGCAATCCCAGCTGATCAACCTGCATCCGCCGGCCGCCGACATGCGCCGCCTGGTGGTGGCCGGCATGGAGCGCCACCCCCGCCAGTTACCGGCCTGGCTGCTCTACGACGCCGAGGGTTCCCGCCTGTTCGAGACGATCTGCGAGCAGCCCGAATATGGGCTGACCCGCACCGAAACGGCCCTGCTACAGGCCCGGGCCCCGGAGCTGGCGGCAGCCCTGGGCCCGGGGGTGCTGGTGGAATTCGGCGCAGGCAGTGCCCGCAAGGTGGAGCCCTTGCTGGAGGCCCTGGGGCCGCCGGCCTACGTGGCCCTCGACATCAGCCCCCACCACCTGGAGCTCGCCTGCCGGGAGCTGCAGGCCCGCCATCCGGCGGTGCCCGTGCTCGGCATCTGCTGCGATTACAGCCAACTGCAGCAGCTGCCAGACCACAGCCTGCTGCGGGGCGAGCGGCGGCTGGGCTTCTACCCGGGCAGCTCGATCGGCAATTTCAGCCCGGTTGAGGCGAGCTTGCTCCTGGCCCAACTGCGGGGCCTGCTGGGGCCGGGGGCGCGGCTGCTGATCGGCATCGACCAACCCAAGCAGGTGTCACGGCTGGAGGCCGCCTACAACGATGCCGCCGGGGTTTCCGCCGCCTTCGCCCGCAACCTGCTGGTGCGGCTCAACCGCGACCTGGCCGGCAACTTCGATCCCCAGGCCTTCAGCTACAGCGCCCGTTGGCAGCCCGAGCACAGCCGCATCGCCATGGCCCTGGTGAGCCGCAGCGCCCAGAGCGTGCAGCTGGCAGACCGCAGCTGGAGCTTCAGCCCAGGGGAGGAGCTGATCACCGAATACAGCTTCAAATACACCCCAGAAGCCTTCCTGGCCCTGGCCGCCAGCGCCGGCTGGCAGGGCGCCGGCCGCTGGAGTGATCCGCGGCACGACCTATCCCTGCACATGCTGGTGACGCCAGACTCCTAA
- the egtB gene encoding ergothioneine biosynthesis protein EgtB, translating into MGQELAARYIRVRQQSLALVAPLQPEDLCLQGMADASPPKWHLGHTTWFFEQFVLRPQLEAGLAGAYQPAPETWSFIFNSYYDAVGARHPRPQRGLLSRPPLAEVLAWRAEVDGAVLALLDQLDQGAPQLELVELGLQHEQQHQELLLMDLLDGFSRNPLEPAYGREPEGASPCLAGEPEPPWLEHGGGLVEIGHCGGSLHFDNGFHFDNEAPRHRQWLEPFAIGSQLVNNGAYGNFIADGGYRRAELWMSEGWAVVQERGWQAPRYWRGEDEFGLAGRQPRRAEQPVRHLSWFEADAFARWAGARLPSEAEWEFAATRGSLPQAFGLLWQWTASPYRPYPGFVPAAGAVGEYNGKFMSSQMVLRGSCFLTPSGHERPTYRNFYPPASRWMAAGLRLARDLT; encoded by the coding sequence ATGGGACAGGAGCTGGCGGCGCGGTACATACGGGTGCGCCAGCAGAGCCTGGCCCTGGTGGCCCCCCTGCAGCCAGAGGACCTCTGCCTCCAGGGGATGGCCGACGCCAGCCCGCCCAAATGGCACCTGGGCCACACCACCTGGTTCTTTGAGCAGTTTGTGCTGCGGCCCCAGCTGGAAGCTGGCCTGGCGGGGGCCTATCAACCAGCTCCCGAGACCTGGAGCTTTATTTTCAACAGCTACTACGACGCCGTCGGCGCCCGCCACCCCCGGCCCCAGCGGGGCCTGCTGAGCCGCCCGCCCCTGGCCGAGGTACTGGCCTGGCGGGCGGAGGTGGATGGGGCCGTGCTGGCCCTGCTGGATCAGCTGGATCAGGGCGCCCCCCAGCTGGAGCTGGTGGAGCTGGGCCTACAGCACGAGCAGCAGCACCAGGAGCTACTGCTGATGGACCTGCTCGATGGCTTCAGCCGCAACCCCCTGGAGCCGGCCTATGGCCGCGAGCCGGAGGGCGCCAGCCCCTGCCTGGCCGGGGAGCCGGAGCCCCCCTGGCTGGAGCACGGCGGCGGCCTGGTCGAGATCGGCCACTGCGGCGGCAGCCTTCATTTCGACAACGGCTTTCATTTCGACAACGAGGCGCCCCGCCACCGCCAGTGGCTGGAGCCTTTTGCCATCGGTAGCCAGCTGGTGAACAACGGCGCCTATGGGAACTTCATCGCCGACGGCGGCTATCGCAGGGCCGAGCTGTGGATGAGCGAGGGCTGGGCCGTGGTGCAGGAGCGGGGCTGGCAGGCGCCGCGCTACTGGCGGGGGGAAGATGAATTTGGCCTGGCAGGCCGCCAGCCGCGGCGGGCGGAGCAACCGGTGCGCCACCTGAGCTGGTTTGAGGCCGACGCCTTCGCCCGCTGGGCCGGGGCCCGGCTACCCAGCGAGGCCGAATGGGAATTTGCAGCCACCAGGGGGAGCCTGCCGCAGGCCTTCGGCCTGCTCTGGCAGTGGACCGCCAGCCCCTACCGGCCCTATCCGGGGTTCGTGCCGGCCGCCGGTGCCGTGGGGGAATACAACGGGAAGTTTATGAGCTCCCAGATGGTGCTCCGCGGCAGCTGCTTCCTCACCCCCAGCGGCCACGAACGGCCCACCTACCGCAACTTCTATCCGCCGGCGAGCCGCTGGATGGCGGCGGGTCTGCGCCTGGCCCGTGATCTCACCTGA
- a CDS encoding cysteine synthase A, with the protein MAGITSGFVGAVGNTPLIRLRGPSELTGCEILGKAEFMNPGGSVKDRAALGILLEAEEQGLLRPGGTVVEGTAGNTGIGLTHICNARGYRALIVIPDTQSAEKIGLLRSLGAEVRTVPAVPYRDPNNYVRLSGRIAAETPGAVWANQFDNLANRRAHYNSTGPEIWQQSGGRVDAWVAATGTGGTYAGVALYLKEQNPAVRCVLADPHGSALYSWATDGVLVSEGSSITEGIGNSRVTANLEGSPVDDAVRIDDQAALDTIYGLLWREGLFLGGSVGINVAAAVETARRLGPGHTIVTVLCDSGDRYRSRLYEADWLAAKGLRQPERCLAGVG; encoded by the coding sequence ATGGCCGGCATCACTTCAGGGTTCGTGGGCGCCGTCGGCAACACGCCCCTGATCCGGCTCAGGGGCCCCAGTGAGCTCACCGGCTGCGAGATCCTCGGCAAGGCCGAGTTCATGAACCCGGGGGGCTCGGTCAAGGACCGCGCTGCCCTGGGCATTCTGCTGGAGGCGGAGGAGCAGGGGCTGCTGCGGCCTGGCGGCACGGTGGTGGAGGGCACGGCCGGCAACACCGGCATCGGCCTCACCCACATCTGCAATGCCCGCGGTTACCGGGCCCTGATCGTGATTCCCGACACCCAGTCGGCGGAGAAGATCGGCCTGCTGCGCAGCCTGGGCGCTGAGGTGCGCACGGTGCCGGCGGTGCCTTACCGCGACCCCAACAACTACGTGAGGCTTTCGGGCCGCATCGCCGCTGAGACCCCCGGCGCCGTCTGGGCCAACCAGTTCGACAACCTGGCCAACCGCCGCGCCCACTACAACTCCACCGGGCCGGAGATCTGGCAGCAGAGCGGCGGTCGGGTGGATGCCTGGGTGGCGGCTACCGGCACCGGCGGCACCTACGCCGGCGTGGCTCTCTATCTCAAGGAGCAGAACCCGGCGGTGCGCTGTGTCCTGGCCGATCCCCATGGCAGTGCCCTCTACAGCTGGGCCACCGATGGAGTGCTCGTGAGCGAGGGCAGCTCGATCACCGAGGGGATTGGCAACAGCCGCGTCACCGCCAACCTGGAGGGATCCCCCGTTGATGATGCCGTGCGCATCGATGACCAGGCCGCCCTCGACACGATCTACGGGCTGCTCTGGCGCGAAGGCCTATTCCTGGGCGGCTCGGTGGGCATCAATGTGGCCGCGGCGGTGGAGACGGCCCGGCGTCTGGGCCCCGGCCACACGATCGTCACCGTGTTGTGTGACAGCGGCGACCGCTACCGGTCGCGGCTCTATGAAGCCGACTGGCTCGCGGCCAAGGGTCTGCGTCAACCTGAGCGCTGCCTGGCAGGAGTGGGCTGA